In Sphingobacterium sp. PCS056, the following proteins share a genomic window:
- a CDS encoding RagB/SusD family nutrient uptake outer membrane protein, with protein MKKYLKIIVSFGVIVSSSYMSSCKKYLDKEEQSIISEKEAFKNFNNFQGYTEELYHCIVNFSNLYYTNSWNWGEDEITSTAGDYHFIHKIDNGNFWGWQAQHDGWGSGWMEQNDFTTEFLGGNDRNINKDLWNAAWFGLRKISIGLENMDKMTEASQEERDLIKGQLLFFRGWFHHRLMEYFGGMPYINKVLPSDEKLTLPRLNYHECADLAAADFREAANLLPINWDDTNPGKRTLGKNALRINKIMALGYLGKNYLWAGSPLMNFTVTGSRTYQADYCKKAAEAFGELLSLTEGGQTPYKLVDFENYHLNFYTISENWALPGSTEAIFRGPYNAGNNTHYGTSKQYMPSLITEGDALKFVPTANYVNYYGMANGLPIKDITQADAESGYDPQYPWKGRDPRFYNDIVFDGVKVIKGTIPPKDRPENEYRYAQLYTNGSYRNIQNGSRTGYTLRKFIPLTTNDYDRAFDYGSNMHIYVPYMRLADVYLMYAEAASMGNNSANGKSANYNKTAVEAVNIIRKRAGVADVNTKFLASSDAFIGELRRERAVELAYEGHRFNDLRRWLLLTESPYTLKTALEFDRTGTFNTTDPTQNRVVNMKEKVLVERKFTSKHYWLPLKVSDVSMYPEFSQNPGW; from the coding sequence TCGATAAAGAAGAGCAATCTATTATCTCAGAAAAAGAAGCTTTTAAAAACTTTAATAATTTCCAAGGATATACCGAAGAGCTCTACCATTGTATTGTTAATTTCAGCAATCTCTACTATACAAATTCGTGGAACTGGGGAGAAGACGAGATTACCTCTACTGCTGGCGACTACCACTTTATACATAAGATTGATAATGGCAATTTTTGGGGCTGGCAGGCACAGCACGATGGTTGGGGTTCGGGATGGATGGAACAAAATGATTTTACAACAGAATTTTTAGGAGGAAACGATCGCAACATCAATAAAGATCTGTGGAATGCAGCTTGGTTCGGCCTTCGCAAAATCAGCATTGGTCTTGAAAATATGGATAAAATGACCGAAGCCTCTCAGGAAGAACGGGACCTTATTAAAGGACAGTTGCTTTTCTTTAGAGGCTGGTTTCACCATCGCTTGATGGAATATTTCGGAGGTATGCCTTATATCAATAAGGTATTGCCAAGTGATGAGAAACTCACCCTTCCCCGTCTAAATTATCATGAATGTGCAGATTTGGCAGCAGCAGATTTCCGCGAAGCAGCTAATCTTTTGCCCATCAATTGGGATGATACCAATCCGGGCAAAAGAACACTGGGGAAAAATGCTTTGCGCATCAATAAAATAATGGCTTTAGGTTATCTGGGTAAAAATTACCTGTGGGCAGGTAGCCCACTGATGAATTTTACGGTAACCGGTAGCCGCACCTATCAAGCAGATTATTGTAAAAAAGCAGCCGAAGCGTTTGGAGAATTGTTGTCGCTCACCGAAGGTGGACAGACTCCTTATAAATTGGTAGATTTTGAAAACTATCATCTCAATTTCTATACCATCAGTGAAAATTGGGCACTCCCAGGAAGTACTGAGGCCATATTTAGAGGTCCTTATAATGCGGGTAACAACACCCATTATGGAACCAGTAAGCAGTATATGCCAAGCTTAATCACCGAAGGCGATGCTCTCAAATTTGTCCCTACAGCCAATTATGTCAATTATTATGGAATGGCTAATGGTTTACCCATTAAAGATATCACACAAGCAGATGCAGAATCTGGATATGATCCACAATATCCATGGAAAGGACGTGACCCAAGATTTTACAATGATATCGTCTTTGATGGCGTTAAGGTTATAAAAGGTACCATACCTCCCAAGGATAGACCAGAAAATGAATACCGATATGCACAACTCTATACCAATGGATCTTATCGTAATATTCAAAATGGAAGCCGTACAGGTTACACGCTTCGCAAATTTATTCCATTAACAACAAATGATTATGACAGAGCTTTTGACTATGGATCCAATATGCATATCTATGTTCCTTATATGCGTCTGGCAGATGTCTACCTCATGTATGCAGAAGCGGCATCTATGGGAAATAATTCTGCTAATGGAAAATCGGCAAATTATAACAAAACAGCGGTAGAGGCAGTCAATATAATTCGTAAACGTGCTGGAGTCGCTGATGTAAACACGAAATTCTTGGCTTCTTCAGATGCCTTTATTGGTGAATTACGCCGCGAAAGAGCTGTTGAACTTGCCTATGAAGGACATCGTTTCAATGATTTGAGAAGATGGTTGTTACTTACAGAAAGTCCATACACCCTAAAAACTGCGCTTGAATTTGATAGGACGGGAACTTTCAATACAACTGACCCTACTCAAAACCGTGTGGTTAATATGAAAGAAAAAGTATTAGTAGAACGAAAATTTACAAGCAAGCACTACTGGCTTCCCTTAAAAGTATCGGATGTCAGTATGTACCCTGAATTTTCACAAAATCCCGGATGGTAA
- a CDS encoding SusC/RagA family TonB-linked outer membrane protein → MKYKKLKIALCLSMVGLGTLDASASRLFQYKSNAPISPTRFGLKDTLQTDTTELIQVAFRKVKKQNLMGEIQAINLAQVMEKNYTTYSLQNLDALVSGYNGNIWGSSGYLLLVDGFPRDADNVMPTEIDQISVLKDANAIALYGSRAAKGVIYITTKRGKAGNQKINIRTNAGINTPISYPKYLGSAEYMTLYNEARRNDGLPHLYTQDNIYKHSTGENPYRYPNVDYYSSDYIKKSYNRYDATAEVSGGNERTQYYTNFGFWSAGSLLNFGEAVDNNTSNRFNMRGNINVKLNKIISLNVDAAASFYTSKGVNADYWAAAATGRPHRFSPLVPISMIEESDENSLILVNNSNFLVDGKYLLGGSQLDQTNAFANIYAGGSNRHLNRQFQFNTGLDFNLNDVLEGLTLKTAMAIDYQNQYNQSYNNNYAVYQANWNNYNGNDLISSLTKYGDDRISGVQNIGGSAYRQTLGFTAQLNYARTFNEQHHVSAILLANAFQIGESAEYHKQSNANLGLQLGYQFANKYYVDFSAALPHSAKLPEAKRKAISPTLSMAWRLSEEEFMKGSTIFNNLKLKASAGIINTDLDIQDYYLYQGYYTYNNAAWYSWRDGQLVHTFDRFRGENMDMRYPQRREITFGLEAGMYNNLVTFNASYFYNQMHGMLVQPNTLYPMYFMSYWPTYSDMPFVNFNVDERQGVDFGLNINKSFNNSFISLGVTGLYYDTKAVKRDELYENAYQNRANKPLDAIWGLQNEGFYRDQADVDQSPVSTFGEVKPGDIKYKDQNGDGTIDTRDEVYLGKAGWAGAPFSLGFNFTAKWKNLTLFAVATARYGGYEMKNSSYFWMDGEDKYSIIARDRWTEENKETATYPRLTTGNSDNNFRSSDFWMYKSNRFDLSKVQISYDFPTSVLGKGIVKELGIYTNGYNLMTFSKEKETMQLNIGGTPRTRFFNFGVKALF, encoded by the coding sequence ATGAAATATAAAAAATTAAAAATAGCATTGTGCCTGAGTATGGTCGGTTTGGGTACGCTTGACGCATCGGCATCTCGCTTATTTCAATATAAAAGCAATGCCCCAATATCACCAACAAGATTCGGATTAAAAGACACCCTGCAAACCGATACGACAGAGCTCATACAGGTGGCTTTTCGTAAGGTCAAAAAGCAAAATCTCATGGGCGAAATCCAAGCCATTAATCTTGCCCAGGTAATGGAAAAAAATTACACAACTTATAGTTTACAAAATTTAGATGCACTTGTTTCTGGATATAATGGAAATATCTGGGGTTCTTCTGGTTACCTACTATTAGTAGATGGATTCCCTCGTGATGCCGACAATGTCATGCCCACCGAAATTGATCAGATCTCGGTATTGAAAGATGCAAATGCAATCGCACTTTATGGTAGCCGTGCAGCAAAGGGTGTCATTTATATTACGACTAAGCGTGGAAAAGCTGGTAATCAAAAAATTAACATCCGTACCAATGCAGGGATCAATACCCCCATCAGTTATCCGAAATATCTCGGTTCTGCTGAATATATGACGCTCTACAATGAAGCAAGACGAAATGACGGGCTTCCTCATCTATATACACAGGATAATATTTATAAACATAGCACAGGAGAGAATCCCTATCGTTACCCAAATGTAGATTATTATTCATCAGATTACATTAAAAAAAGTTACAATCGATATGATGCTACAGCAGAAGTATCTGGTGGCAATGAAAGGACGCAATATTATACCAACTTTGGATTTTGGTCTGCTGGATCATTATTAAACTTTGGTGAGGCAGTTGACAATAATACTTCCAATCGCTTTAATATGCGAGGTAATATTAATGTTAAATTAAATAAGATCATTTCGTTAAATGTGGATGCAGCAGCGAGCTTCTATACATCAAAAGGTGTCAATGCAGATTATTGGGCGGCAGCTGCCACAGGCAGACCCCACCGCTTCTCCCCGCTCGTACCCATCAGCATGATTGAAGAAAGTGATGAAAACTCTTTGATTCTAGTCAACAACAGTAACTTTCTAGTAGATGGCAAATATTTATTAGGGGGTAGTCAATTGGACCAGACAAACGCATTTGCTAACATCTATGCCGGTGGAAGCAATAGACACCTCAATAGACAATTTCAGTTTAACACGGGGTTAGATTTTAATCTAAATGATGTACTGGAGGGTTTAACACTTAAAACGGCAATGGCTATTGATTATCAAAATCAATATAATCAATCGTATAATAATAATTATGCTGTATACCAAGCCAATTGGAACAACTATAATGGTAACGATCTCATCAGTAGTCTTACCAAATATGGAGACGACCGTATTTCTGGTGTACAAAATATAGGTGGGAGTGCCTACCGACAGACATTAGGCTTTACAGCGCAATTAAACTATGCACGTACATTTAATGAGCAACACCATGTGTCCGCGATCCTACTGGCCAATGCATTTCAGATCGGAGAGTCCGCTGAATACCATAAACAGAGCAATGCTAACCTAGGTTTACAACTTGGATATCAGTTTGCAAATAAGTACTATGTCGATTTTAGTGCTGCTTTACCACATTCTGCTAAATTACCAGAAGCAAAACGTAAAGCCATTTCACCAACATTATCGATGGCATGGCGTCTGAGTGAAGAAGAATTCATGAAGGGCAGCACGATCTTTAACAACTTAAAATTAAAGGCTTCTGCTGGTATTATCAATACCGATCTCGACATACAAGACTACTACCTTTATCAGGGATACTACACCTACAACAATGCCGCATGGTATAGTTGGAGAGATGGTCAACTGGTACACACTTTTGATCGTTTTAGAGGTGAAAACATGGATATGAGATATCCACAACGCCGGGAGATCACCTTTGGCCTAGAAGCCGGCATGTACAATAACTTGGTGACATTTAATGCCTCTTATTTCTATAACCAGATGCATGGAATGCTCGTACAGCCAAACACGTTATACCCGATGTACTTTATGTCCTACTGGCCTACCTATTCAGACATGCCATTTGTCAACTTTAATGTAGATGAACGCCAAGGTGTGGATTTTGGTTTAAATATCAATAAAAGCTTCAACAATAGTTTTATTTCTTTAGGAGTAACGGGTCTTTACTATGACACAAAAGCAGTAAAACGCGATGAACTGTATGAAAATGCCTATCAGAACAGAGCCAATAAACCTTTAGATGCAATCTGGGGACTTCAAAATGAAGGATTTTACAGAGATCAAGCAGATGTTGATCAATCACCTGTCAGTACTTTCGGAGAGGTAAAACCTGGAGATATTAAATATAAAGATCAAAATGGTGACGGAACAATTGATACCCGCGATGAGGTTTACTTAGGCAAAGCTGGTTGGGCAGGAGCCCCATTTTCACTAGGTTTTAACTTCACTGCTAAATGGAAAAATCTGACATTATTTGCTGTTGCAACAGCCAGATATGGTGGATATGAAATGAAAAACAGCTCTTACTTCTGGATGGATGGCGAAGATAAATACTCCATTATAGCACGCGACCGTTGGACAGAAGAAAATAAAGAAACTGCCACATATCCACGCTTAACCACTGGAAACAGCGACAACAATTTCCGAAGTTCAGATTTTTGGATGTATAAAAGCAATCGATTTGACTTATCTAAGGTACAGATTTCCTATGATTTCCCAACAAGTGTTTTAGGAAAGGGAATCGTCAAAGAACTCGGTATCTATACAAATGGTTATAATTTGATGACCTTTTCCAAAGAAAAAGAAACGATGCAACTCAACATAGGTGGTACACCGAGAACAAGATTTTTCAATTTTGGTGTAAAGGCCTTATTCTAA
- a CDS encoding RagB/SusD family nutrient uptake outer membrane protein translates to MKKIIFILSIASVLSLTSCEDMFEPAIENILDIETAYDRPLYAQGLLLNGYTRVPTNSWSFNDVATDDAVTNERANDYQKIATGQWTAINNPFDQWRNSKSAIQYINNFLELTDKVSWASTEHVTTMFNDRMKGEAYGLRALFMFHLLQSHAGKTSSGELMGIPIILEHEVLSSDFNHKRATFEACMKQIYADIQKAEDLLPLDYEDISSDSQIPAKYQALAIKMDDYNRVFGSHFRLRMTKRIAQAIKAKAALMAASPAFSSGNSTTWADAANYAGLVIQQKGGVSGIDPQGALYYQQNSVNAMNEGRNTSEILWRVDRGDVSSNLEADQFPPTLFGRGRINPTQNLVDAFPMANGYPVSDIANSGFNAQAPYENRDPRLKQYILVNGGTSGVNNTAINTSVNSPTNDGLNKVETSTRTGYYLRKLLRQDVNLNPSSTSGQYHITPRLRMTEIYLAYAEAANEAWGPTGTGTQSFSAYDIIKAIRTRAGVGTTNGDPYLNQVKNNKELMRELIRNERRLELCFEGFRFWDIRRWNKNLTEPARGISIENNSYTNINVENRVYEPYMQYGPIPYSEILKYSNLEQNMGW, encoded by the coding sequence ATGAAAAAAATAATATTCATATTAAGCATTGCCTCTGTCCTATCGCTCACTTCCTGTGAAGATATGTTTGAGCCTGCCATCGAAAATATATTAGATATTGAGACGGCATACGATAGGCCTTTGTACGCGCAGGGATTATTATTAAATGGTTATACCAGAGTACCCACAAACAGTTGGTCATTTAACGATGTAGCCACAGACGATGCCGTAACTAATGAAAGGGCAAATGATTATCAGAAAATAGCTACAGGGCAATGGACCGCAATCAACAATCCATTTGATCAATGGCGGAATAGCAAATCAGCAATACAGTATATCAACAACTTTTTAGAATTAACGGACAAAGTAAGTTGGGCCTCGACAGAGCATGTTACCACCATGTTCAATGATCGCATGAAAGGTGAAGCCTATGGCCTCCGTGCCTTATTTATGTTCCACCTACTTCAATCCCATGCAGGAAAAACGAGTAGCGGTGAACTTATGGGCATACCCATTATACTTGAACATGAGGTATTATCATCCGATTTCAATCATAAAAGAGCCACTTTTGAAGCCTGTATGAAACAAATTTATGCAGACATTCAAAAAGCAGAAGACTTATTGCCTTTAGATTATGAGGATATTTCATCCGATAGTCAGATTCCCGCAAAATATCAAGCACTGGCGATCAAAATGGACGATTACAATCGAGTTTTCGGCTCACATTTCCGTTTACGAATGACAAAGAGAATCGCGCAAGCGATCAAAGCCAAAGCCGCGCTTATGGCAGCTAGTCCCGCATTTTCAAGTGGTAACAGTACGACTTGGGCTGATGCCGCAAACTACGCAGGTCTTGTGATCCAGCAAAAGGGAGGTGTATCTGGCATAGATCCACAAGGAGCGTTATATTATCAGCAAAATAGTGTCAATGCCATGAACGAAGGTCGCAATACCTCGGAAATACTATGGCGAGTAGACCGTGGCGATGTGTCGTCAAATTTAGAAGCAGATCAATTCCCTCCTACATTGTTTGGACGTGGACGGATTAATCCAACCCAAAATCTGGTCGATGCGTTTCCAATGGCCAATGGATATCCAGTGAGCGATATCGCAAATAGTGGATTCAATGCTCAGGCCCCTTACGAAAATCGTGACCCTAGGCTTAAACAGTATATTTTGGTCAATGGCGGTACTTCTGGTGTTAATAATACGGCAATCAATACATCTGTAAACAGCCCAACCAACGATGGTTTAAATAAAGTAGAAACCTCCACTCGGACAGGATATTATTTGCGCAAGCTTTTACGTCAGGATGTCAATCTCAACCCTTCCTCTACATCGGGGCAGTATCACATCACTCCACGTCTGCGTATGACCGAGATATATCTCGCCTATGCCGAAGCTGCCAATGAAGCTTGGGGACCTACTGGTACTGGTACACAATCATTTTCGGCTTACGATATCATTAAAGCTATCCGAACACGTGCTGGTGTAGGCACAACCAATGGAGACCCCTACCTCAATCAGGTCAAAAACAATAAAGAGCTGATGCGCGAACTCATCCGAAATGAAAGAAGATTGGAATTATGCTTTGAAGGTTTTCGATTTTGGGATATCAGAAGATGGAATAAAAACTTGACTGAACCAGCTCGGGGTATCAGCATTGAAAATAATAGTTATACCAATATCAATGTTGAAAACCGAGTATATGAACCATACATGCAGTACGGTCCTATTCCATATAGCGAAATCCTAAAATACAGTAATCTTGAACAAAACATGGGATGGTAA
- a CDS encoding DUF5627 domain-containing protein → MKKLNIFSVILVFVFTSCKNQDWEFPDFEYQTVYFAYQYPVRTITMGEDLFDTSLDNEGKVKVMATTGGVYDNKKDITIDFTVDNTMTNKIVYTSTDGDVIPLPSNYYTIASNKIVIPKGSLTGGVEVQLTANFFADPKAITTNYVLPIRLTQVMNADSILSGTPKAGSLRRKAVADDWDTAPKDYIFYAIKYINTWQGNYLRRGRDMIVGKNGNNTLSQTQIRRNAYVEKDEVKSLTTASLKNTILPLTFKDVDGTNINCNLMLSFDNNNNCVISSATTGVTASGKGSFVKKGDKNSWGNTDRDVLYLDYQIDMQKMSISTTDTLVMRDRGVKMETFSVRLKP, encoded by the coding sequence ATGAAAAAATTAAATATATTTTCCGTTATACTAGTATTCGTATTTACATCCTGTAAAAATCAGGATTGGGAGTTTCCAGATTTTGAATACCAAACCGTATATTTCGCTTATCAATATCCCGTACGTACGATTACCATGGGAGAAGACTTGTTTGATACCTCATTAGATAATGAAGGTAAAGTCAAGGTAATGGCTACTACTGGCGGTGTCTATGATAATAAAAAAGACATCACCATTGATTTTACGGTAGACAACACGATGACCAACAAAATCGTATACACTTCAACTGACGGCGATGTGATTCCTTTGCCAAGTAACTATTATACGATAGCGTCCAACAAGATAGTGATTCCAAAAGGTAGCTTAACTGGAGGTGTAGAGGTGCAGTTAACAGCCAATTTCTTTGCCGACCCTAAAGCAATCACCACCAATTATGTGCTTCCTATTCGTCTCACTCAGGTCATGAATGCAGATTCTATTTTATCAGGAACTCCAAAGGCAGGAAGCCTACGCCGAAAAGCAGTAGCTGACGACTGGGACACAGCACCTAAAGATTATATCTTCTATGCCATTAAATATATCAATACCTGGCAAGGCAATTATCTCCGCCGCGGTCGTGATATGATTGTTGGTAAAAATGGAAATAATACCCTAAGTCAAACGCAAATTAGGAGAAATGCATACGTAGAAAAAGATGAGGTAAAAAGCCTGACCACAGCGTCTTTAAAAAACACGATCCTTCCATTAACATTCAAGGATGTAGACGGTACCAATATCAACTGTAATCTGATGCTATCCTTCGACAATAACAATAATTGTGTGATCAGCTCAGCTACGACAGGTGTCACAGCATCAGGAAAAGGAAGCTTTGTAAAAAAGGGTGATAAAAATAGTTGGGGAAATACCGATCGCGATGTCTTGTACCTCGATTATCAAATCGATATGCAAAAAATGAGTATAAGTACAACAGATACCTTAGTCATGCGGGACAGAGGAGTTAAAATGGAAACATTTTCTGTCCGATTAAAACCATAA
- a CDS encoding endo-1,4-beta-xylanase — translation MYRLNIKIAYGLMAGLLFSACAKHEVLEYGTEKPESIIAQENIDAYSPLISYIDKNAHPNFKWGVALNMDDYLNKGVMFRLANRNFEQMVMGYEMKHASIVQADGSLNLSKLERLIKAAQENNMQLFGHTLTWHSGQNAAYLNSLIAPIKLPAGSEPSQGGISVPLQSGYAMKMTNPSVVNAWEAQTAYDIAGIETNTQYVVKFAAKGSKAGSIGIDLQATSNYSGDSFGAIALTTEYKEYELKLTTTAVRNRFIINFGQYAGTIFIDDISLKKVGSNADIIAGGNFESGISGWFGWGNSSTRSQSAEGEGYGGPGGTVIEKTPEEKKTILTEALETFIAGMFSVTKDYVKAWDVVNEPMSDWPDQYALKTGIGKAELAEDEFYWQDYLGKDYAVKAIQLARKYGNPNDILFINDYGLEGSGDKCKGLIAYVNYVESKGAKVDGIGTQMHINSTANKDQIVNMYKLLAATGKMIKVSELDIGLGDNIKTANATAEMYQQQAEMYQFVIEKYFEIIPKAQQYGITIWSPLDSPDRENSYWRRGEPIGIWTESFVRKPAYQAVAEALQKQK, via the coding sequence ATGTACCGATTAAATATAAAAATAGCATATGGACTGATGGCGGGACTCTTATTTAGCGCTTGTGCTAAACATGAAGTTTTAGAATATGGAACAGAGAAACCTGAAAGTATTATTGCCCAGGAAAATATTGATGCCTATAGTCCATTGATCTCATACATCGATAAAAATGCTCATCCAAACTTTAAATGGGGAGTGGCCCTCAATATGGACGATTACCTGAATAAAGGGGTTATGTTTCGCTTAGCAAATCGAAACTTTGAACAAATGGTCATGGGATACGAAATGAAGCATGCTTCAATTGTACAAGCTGATGGCAGCCTGAACTTAAGTAAACTAGAGCGTCTGATCAAAGCAGCACAAGAAAATAATATGCAGCTCTTTGGTCATACACTCACATGGCATTCAGGACAAAATGCAGCCTACTTAAATAGTTTGATTGCCCCGATAAAACTACCCGCTGGCTCTGAGCCAAGCCAAGGAGGTATCAGTGTGCCTTTACAGTCAGGATATGCCATGAAGATGACTAATCCATCAGTCGTAAATGCATGGGAGGCACAGACGGCATATGACATTGCTGGCATAGAAACAAATACCCAATATGTAGTGAAATTTGCAGCAAAAGGTAGCAAAGCAGGTAGTATCGGTATTGATCTACAAGCAACATCCAACTATTCAGGCGATAGTTTCGGTGCTATTGCCCTCACCACTGAATATAAAGAATATGAACTTAAATTAACGACGACCGCCGTTCGTAATCGATTTATCATCAATTTTGGACAATACGCTGGAACAATATTTATAGATGACATCTCCTTAAAAAAGGTCGGCAGTAATGCCGATATCATCGCCGGAGGAAACTTTGAAAGTGGTATAAGTGGTTGGTTTGGTTGGGGCAATAGTTCTACGCGATCACAATCCGCAGAAGGTGAAGGATATGGAGGACCTGGTGGAACTGTTATTGAAAAAACACCTGAAGAGAAAAAAACAATTCTTACCGAAGCATTAGAAACTTTTATTGCAGGTATGTTTTCTGTAACAAAAGATTACGTCAAAGCTTGGGATGTGGTCAATGAGCCTATGTCCGACTGGCCAGATCAGTACGCCTTGAAAACTGGAATTGGTAAAGCCGAATTAGCAGAGGACGAATTTTATTGGCAAGACTATCTGGGTAAAGACTATGCTGTCAAAGCCATTCAACTTGCTCGTAAATATGGCAATCCCAATGATATCCTTTTTATAAACGATTATGGTCTTGAAGGTAGTGGTGATAAATGTAAAGGTTTAATTGCCTACGTCAATTATGTGGAAAGCAAAGGTGCCAAGGTAGATGGCATCGGTACGCAGATGCACATCAATAGCACTGCCAATAAAGATCAGATCGTCAATATGTACAAATTACTCGCTGCAACCGGCAAAATGATAAAAGTCTCTGAGCTTGATATCGGTCTTGGAGATAACATCAAAACAGCAAATGCCACTGCCGAAATGTATCAACAGCAAGCAGAAATGTATCAATTTGTCATTGAAAAATACTTTGAAATTATCCCTAAAGCACAACAATATGGGATAACCATATGGAGTCCTTTGGACAGTCCAGATCGCGAAAATTCTTATTGGAGAAGAGGAGAACCGATTGGAATATGGACCGAATCCTTTGTTCGTAAACCTGCATATCAAGCGGTAGCAGAGGCTTTGCAAAAACAGAAATAA
- a CDS encoding peptidylprolyl isomerase: MKLIIKTAAYLLLLFLYSCSHRSSKKEDHKVVLQVGTYTLLQDEYYYLKEKLKRNHQDSIQLLEEIRDQAYLLAFANEHRYDTINELNKRLDYALKFYIAQVDGYLWNKKVKPKLQLTDSSLQTAYKKSAFLYQIDLIKFSDKDTSTLQKSMFNQNQFNNLKKITPKGQFHQITLTYPFLPYGVFTTQLDQAKINDIIGPFETDEGVYVMMVKNIVPAPLQPYKDIEQKLRQAITIRMTNKYVYESVKHIQAETKPKFYDQAITDLCRHYDQKEKKWSSKVDSMLLMEYTFHGNTKQFKGKDFKEFIQYQPMFFGSLQNTEDVKKMINTHLISLFLYDEAQKLSPENDSEYLLFKGWLRNRFYINYFREHVILPHIQPQQKAVQSNFKMQNDSLQQQFLIKKEKEEYRQQIDRLKTNYKLVVDKMT, encoded by the coding sequence ATGAAATTAATCATAAAAACAGCTGCTTATTTACTGCTTTTATTCTTGTACAGTTGTAGTCATCGATCTTCAAAAAAAGAAGATCATAAAGTCGTATTACAGGTCGGCACATATACACTCTTGCAAGATGAATATTATTATCTAAAAGAAAAATTAAAACGTAATCATCAAGATTCCATCCAGCTACTTGAAGAAATACGGGATCAAGCCTACCTATTAGCTTTTGCAAATGAGCATCGTTATGATACCATCAATGAGCTCAATAAGCGTCTGGATTATGCACTGAAATTTTATATAGCTCAGGTGGACGGGTACCTTTGGAACAAAAAAGTAAAACCAAAATTACAACTTACAGATAGTTCTCTTCAAACAGCCTATAAAAAAAGTGCCTTTCTATATCAGATCGATCTGATCAAATTCTCCGATAAAGACACCAGCACTTTACAGAAAAGCATGTTCAATCAAAACCAATTTAATAATTTAAAAAAGATAACACCAAAGGGACAGTTCCATCAGATCACATTAACCTATCCATTTCTTCCATACGGAGTGTTCACCACACAACTTGACCAAGCCAAAATTAACGATATCATAGGTCCTTTTGAAACAGATGAAGGTGTATATGTGATGATGGTAAAAAATATAGTACCAGCTCCACTCCAACCCTATAAAGATATTGAGCAAAAATTACGTCAGGCTATAACGATAAGAATGACCAATAAATATGTATATGAAAGCGTCAAGCACATACAAGCGGAAACAAAACCTAAATTCTATGATCAAGCGATAACAGATTTATGTCGTCATTATGATCAAAAAGAAAAAAAATGGAGCAGTAAGGTAGACAGTATGCTGTTGATGGAATATACATTTCATGGCAATACAAAACAATTCAAAGGAAAAGATTTTAAAGAATTCATCCAATATCAACCCATGTTTTTTGGCTCCCTTCAAAACACAGAAGATGTCAAGAAGATGATCAATACCCATTTAATTAGCCTATTTCTGTATGATGAAGCTCAAAAACTTTCACCTGAAAACGATAGCGAATACTTATTGTTTAAAGGTTGGCTAAGAAATCGTTTTTATATAAATTATTTCAGAGAACACGTTATACTTCCTCATATCCAACCTCAACAAAAAGCTGTTCAATCCAATTTCAAAATGCAGAACGATAGTCTACAGCAGCAATTTTTAATCAAAAAAGAGAAAGAAGAATATAGACAACAAATAGACCGATTAAAAACCAATTATAAGTTAGTAGTGGATAAAATGACTTAA